One part of the Terrimicrobium sacchariphilum genome encodes these proteins:
- a CDS encoding FkbM family methyltransferase yields the protein MFAKVGGFLQRLRRDETEGCASCSFFAQEGEDAVLAGLIDPEWNRKGFFVDVGAHHPTRFSNTWMFYQAGWRGINIDPTPGSMVPFRELRSEDVNLEVAISREAAVRKFYCYNEPALNGIDNDRREELKDTHYKLERILDIETLPLSEILKRHRERFVSPSFLTIDVEGLEVEVLSSVDLQKYSFDFILVEQMLPDLMALGKSDVWKYVTERGYKAVACTGRTVFYQRTGDVA from the coding sequence ATGTTCGCTAAAGTAGGCGGATTTCTTCAACGATTAAGGCGCGATGAGACAGAAGGCTGTGCCAGTTGTTCCTTCTTTGCGCAGGAGGGCGAGGATGCTGTTCTAGCTGGGTTGATTGATCCTGAGTGGAATCGCAAGGGTTTTTTTGTCGATGTAGGGGCGCACCATCCTACGCGGTTTTCTAATACGTGGATGTTCTATCAGGCGGGCTGGCGAGGGATTAATATCGATCCTACTCCGGGGAGCATGGTGCCGTTTCGGGAGCTTCGGTCAGAGGATGTTAATCTCGAGGTTGCAATCAGCCGGGAAGCTGCGGTGCGCAAGTTCTATTGCTACAATGAACCTGCGCTGAACGGCATTGATAATGATCGGCGGGAGGAACTTAAGGATACGCACTATAAACTAGAGCGGATCCTTGATATTGAGACGCTTCCGCTTTCAGAAATTCTCAAACGCCACCGCGAGCGGTTCGTTAGTCCGAGTTTTTTGACCATTGATGTCGAAGGGTTGGAGGTCGAGGTGCTTTCATCCGTCGATCTGCAGAAGTACTCCTTTGATTTCATCTTAGTCGAGCAAATGCTTCCCGATCTCATGGCCTTAGGCAAATCCGATGTGTGGAAATACGTGACGGAACGGGGATACAAGGCTGTCGCCTGTACAGGACGGACGGTTTTCTATCAGAGGACGGGTGACGTGGCGTGA
- a CDS encoding glycosyltransferase family 2 protein: MTEACPFAPIALFAYNRPLHLQRTVEALAKNTIARGSALFVFLDGPRNEDDRGLGGEIREYVSSIDGFQSVSLVEQSENIGLAASIIRGVSGMLERHESVIVMEDDLVTAPFFLQYMNDALTTYRDDEAVASIHGFVYDIKGLPETFFLKGADCWGWATWRRAWRVFESDGNRLLQGLQERGLLNEFDLDGAASYTQMLRDQIEGRNDSWAIRWHASAFLKDMLTLHPGRSLVRNIGLDGSGTHCHDVPAHLLVEADSRPLCVDRLPVSENTRARKRIIDFLRDQLLPHYTNGGIFLRVIKYLKSVFN, encoded by the coding sequence GTGACTGAAGCGTGTCCATTCGCGCCGATTGCGCTTTTCGCATACAATCGACCGCTGCATCTGCAGCGAACAGTGGAGGCCCTCGCGAAGAATACGATCGCCCGTGGCTCCGCGCTGTTTGTCTTTCTGGATGGGCCACGGAATGAAGACGATAGAGGCCTCGGCGGCGAGATTCGTGAGTATGTATCGTCCATCGATGGTTTTCAGTCTGTTTCGCTGGTCGAGCAGAGCGAAAACATCGGGCTTGCGGCATCCATCATTAGGGGGGTGTCGGGAATGCTTGAGAGGCACGAGTCGGTTATCGTAATGGAGGATGACCTCGTAACCGCCCCTTTCTTTCTCCAGTACATGAATGATGCCTTAACGACTTACCGCGATGATGAAGCGGTCGCGAGCATTCATGGGTTTGTTTATGATATCAAGGGACTCCCTGAGACGTTTTTTCTGAAAGGTGCAGACTGCTGGGGATGGGCTACTTGGCGACGGGCATGGAGGGTTTTTGAATCAGATGGGAATCGGCTGCTGCAAGGTCTCCAAGAGCGAGGACTGCTGAACGAGTTTGATCTCGATGGTGCAGCGTCTTACACGCAAATGCTTCGCGATCAAATCGAGGGACGAAATGACTCTTGGGCGATCCGGTGGCATGCCTCCGCCTTTTTGAAAGATATGCTCACTTTGCATCCCGGGCGTTCCCTCGTCCGAAATATCGGTCTTGATGGAAGCGGGACGCACTGCCATGACGTTCCCGCCCACCTTTTGGTCGAGGCGGATAGTCGTCCCCTGTGTGTTGATCGCCTTCCCGTTTCGGAGAATACAAGGGCCAGAAAAAGGATTATCGATTTTTTGCGCGATCAGTTGCTTCCCCACTATACCAATGGTGGCATCTTTCTCCGAGTGATCAAGTATTTGAAATCGGTGTTTAATTAA